In the genome of Bosea sp. BIWAKO-01, the window CGCAACGGGCGCATGACGTCGAGACGCGCAGGCTCCTGGCCGACCTTTCCGAAGCCGAGAAATCGCATCAGAGCCTGGCGCAGCGCCTCGGCGAAACCATCCTGACCTCAGACGTGACCGCCGAGGAGGACCAGACCCGTCATCGCCTGTTCGTGCTGCAGATCGTTCAGCCAGGACTTGCCGGATTGATCGACGGTTCGGTTTCGACGCTCGCGCCGATATTCGCGGCCGCCTTCGCGACCCATGATTCCTGGAATGCCTTCCAGGTCGGCCTCGCCGCATCGGTCGGTGCGGGGATCAGCATGGGCCTCACCGAAGCTTTGTCGGATGACGGCGCCATCACGGGGCGGGGGCATCCCTGGGTCCGTGGTGCTGCCTGCGGCGTCGCGACCACGGTCGGCGGGCTCGGCCATACCCTGCCCTACCTCATCCCCGATTTCTGGACCGCGACCGCCATTGCCGGCATCGTCGTGGCGATCGAGCTGATCGTGATCGCCTGGGTGCGCTGGCGCTATATGGAGACGCCGTTCACATCGGCGATCGTCCAGATCGTGCTCGGTGGCCTGCTGGTGCTTGCAACCGGCATCTTCATCGGCAGTTCGTGACGGCTGCGCAGGTGGTGCGCTGCCTCAGATCACCAGCACCTTTGCGCCGACCCGCACCCGGCCATACAGGTCCGTCACATCGTCATTGGTCATGCGGATGCAGCCTGAGGAGACGGCTTGACCAATCGTGTGCGGCTCGTTCGTGCCGTGGATGCGATAGAGCGACGACCCGAGATAGAGCGCGCGCGCGCCCATCGGATTCTCGGGCCCACCGGCCATGAAGCGCGGCAGATCCGGGCGACGTTTCAGCATCTCGGCCGGCGGCGTCCAGCTCGGCCATTCCGCCTTGCGCGTCACAGCCTTCATGCCGGCCCATTCGAAACCTGGTCGCCCAACGCCGATGCCATAGCGCAAGGCGCGGCCACCAGGCTGGACGAGAAAGAGAAACTTCCGCGGCGTGTCGATGACGATGGTGCCCGGCTTGTGAGGGCCGTCATAGGCGACTTCCTGCTTCTGGAAACGCGGATCGAGCACGCGCTCGATCGGCCGCTCCATCTGCATGGGCTCACCCAGCGCGGCCATGCGGCGCCCGGGTGCCCGCGGCTCGGATGCCTGCTCGAACGGATCGGCGCCGTAGCCCTGCGCGCGTACGACGCGCTGGCCATAGGCGGAGTAGCCGCCCGGCCGATTATAGACCGCCCCGCCCCGGCCCTGGGGCGTTGGGTCCCGACCGGTCATCAGCATCTCGATGAAGCCGCCACCGTAGTTGCCACGCGCGGCAGAGCCGGTCACCAGGGGATCGGCAGGGCGCCCGTAGCTCTGCGCGGAGACGGGGCCGTTGGTGGCGCATATCCCGGACAGGATCGCGAGCGGAACGAACAGGACGGGACGCATGACGCAACTCTCTTCAGCAAGCTGCGAAGAGCCTGGGGAGCCGCCCTCAAAGGAATGGTGAATCGCTGCCGCTTCGTCAGCGTTTCCGCCAGCAATCGCCTGGATTCAGCGAATTAACCTTAGCAACCCGCCTAGAGAGAGAGTGAACGAAGCGTTTCGGCTGACCTCGCAGAGCCTCTCGGCCGGTCCCGAGCTATCGGGCAAACCTTGCCATGTCACCGGGGCGCACGGCTTCGGCGCATGAGCCACCACAATGAAAGCCTGGTGCGGCTCCGCATCACGTCGCAGGCCAGGATGACTGCCGCGTAGACAAGCGCGCCTACGCCGACCTGGAGCGCGAGTTCGATCGGGGCTGCGAAACGGCCCGATAGCGGCCAGGTTGCAGCAACCATCGACAGGACAGCGACCAGCACGCAGGCACAGTCTCGCAGTGGTGGCCAGACCGGCAGCGAACGGAGTGCCGCTGCCGCTGTCAGGCCGAGCGCGACGATGAAGGCACTCGCCTGTGCATAGGCGTAACGCAGCGGTCCTGCGCTGCCCCATGGCCCAAGCGCCAGCAGCAGATTGCAGGCCAGGCCGAGCCCCGTTGCCATGGGTGCGATGCGGGTGCGCTTGTCGAGGAGAAAGACCGGGATGAAAGCCGCCTGCGAGATCATCAAAGCCAGAAAGCCTGGGATCAGGATCGACATGTAGGCTGAGAAATGGCCGTGAAAGCTCAGCGGAACCACAAGTCGTTCAAAAGCGGGCAGGACGATCCAGAACCCGGCGGCGACGGGGAGCGCCACCATCAAGACCACGACGACGTTGTCTGCGATGCGCCTTAGCGCTGCCCGCCGCCCGCGCGTCTCGTCCAGGCGAATGACTTCCCGCAGAAGCACGATCTCCAGCATCGAGGCGAGCGTGCCGAAGAGCTTCAGTCCCATATCCGAGGCCAGCGAGAAATAGCCGGCCTCGGCAAAGCCATGGGCGCCAGCCAGCAGGGAGCGGTTGATGAGCGGGATCAGCGAATAGATCGCGTTGCTGCCGATCAGCGGCAGGGAATAGATGAAGAAGCTCCAGGCGACGGCCTTGTCGGCGGCCGAGAACGAGAGCGGCGCATCGGCCAGTGCCCGCCGGACAAGAAGCAGCGCCACCACCACGCTGATCAGGCCGCCGAGCAGAACAATGGCGGGATCGCGTGTGATCCAGGCCCCGCCGACCATCAGGATCAGCGCCAGAACATTCTTGACGATGATCAGCTTGGCGTAGGCGGCATCCAGAAAGCGGGCGCGTGCGACTGCGCCGTGATAGTCGAACAGGCCGGCGCCGATGCCGCCGAGCACGGCAGCCGCAAGCAGCATCGCCGGCAGCCGGAAATCTATGCCCGCCACGATCGCCGCGATCAGCAGGCCGGACAGGGCAATGCTGATGCCGGCCGCCAGGATATCCAGCGTCGCGCGAACTTCCGGCTGCTTCTCGCGCGCCGCCAAGGAGTAGAAGCGAATCGCCGAGACCCTGAGCCAATCCAGCAGCGCAGTGTTGACCAGCACCACGATGGCCGCGCCAATGGCGTAGAGCCCGAAGGCCGCAGGCCCCAGAAAATAGGCAATGAGCAGACCGAGAACGAAATTCAGCCCGGCATTGATGATGAAGGGCACGAGAACAGTCATATGATCCCGGTCATGGCGCCAGCACGAAAGTGTCGCGCGACTCACGCGGCGACCACATCATCGATCCACATCTGCCCTAACCGCCCGCTCGTGCATTTCCAAGCGGAAGCGCGCCGAATCTCGGTTCATTCACGTTTCGGGTGGGCCGCCGATGCGGCATTTGCATTGCTGAGCTGAAGGGCATGCGCACAGCGATGGCGCCTCCCCCTTGCGCCAATCCGGATTGGCCTGCATCGCTGCGGCATGATCGCAAGCCTTCCGCCGCTTCGCGCCGCGCGCGACGATGATTCAGAACCGCTCGCCGCCCTGATCGCCGCGAGCTTCGCCGAATATCCCGACTGCCATTTCGACTGGTCGGAGTTTCCAGAGTTGCGGAGGCCGGCGAGCTATTTCGCGGCCAAGGGTGGCCGACTCTGGATCGCAGATGCGCCTGCTGGCGGGATCGCCGGGTCGCTCGGCATCTTTCCAGTTCCCGAACAGAATGCCGCCGAGCTTGCGAAGGTCTACGTTTCTCCCGCCTGGCGCGGGGCCGGCCTTGCGCAGGTCCTCTTTGCAGAGGCGCTGCGCTTCGCGGAAGCCGGCGACCATGCAGAGATGATCCTGTGGTCCGACGCGCGCTTTGCGCGCGGCCATCGCTTCTACGAGAAGCTCGGCTTCGTCCGCTGGCCGGGGCAGCGCTATCTCGGCGATATCTCCTTCAGCTGGGAGTATCATTTCCGCAAGCGTCTCACCGGCCAACCGGCATGACCGCCGGCACAGCGCTCCGAGCCGTCTTCGGCATCGCCCTGCTCACCGCAATGGACGCGGTGATCAAGGCGCAGATGCAGCACCATCCCTTCATCGTCGCCCTGTTCATGCGCTTTGCCGCAGGCGGCCTTTGCGCACTCGTCGTGCTTGCGGTGGTGCGCCCGGCGTTCCCGACCCGCAGCAGCCTGATCGGCAACATCGTGCGCGTGCCGCTCGTGGTGCTCACCGCCGGCAGCTTTTTCTATTCCATCTCGGTGCTCCCTCTGGCAGAGGCGCTCACCCTGTCCTTCCTTGCACCGGTCTTCGTCGCCCTGCTCGGCGGATTTCTGCTCAAGGAACGGCTCGACGGGCGCATTCTCCAGGCCCTCGGCTTCGGCCTGCTCGGCATGCTCGTCATGGTCTGGCCCAGGCTGCACGGCGGCGTCACCGGAGCGGAGCTCGGCGTCGCCGCAGCCCTGTTCTCGGCAGTGTCCTATGCCTTCAATCTGATCCTGCTGCGACGGATCGCCGTGAAGGAACATCCGGCCGTCATCGTCGCCTTCCAGAATTGCGGGCCGGCGCTTTGCCTCGCCATTCCCGCCTGGCTCGCCTTCGTACCCATGACCGGCAGAGACCTGCTGGCCTATCTCAGCGCCGGCCTGCTCGGCGTCGCCGGCCATCTCATGCTGACCTCCGCCTTTGCCCGCGCAGCAGCGTCGCGGCTCGCGCCAATCGAATACACGGCGCTTGTCTGGGCGAGCCTGCTCGGGTTTGCCTTCTTCGGCGAAGTTCCGCTCTGGACCACCTATGCGGGCGCCGTCTTGATCGTCGCCGGCGCCGTGGCGGTCAGCAGACGCTGAAGTCTCGGCCCGAAGGCCGGATTTCGGCTTTCGGGAAGGCCAGTGTCGGGCCGGATCCGATACGACATCCGGTCGGACGATCGAGCGGCTGCCGCAAAAGCGCCCGATTGATTGCGACTTCTGCTGCCGTCCGAACAGCACGCGGAGGGGCCCACCGGTGAGTGCGTTCTTCATCGCGGCAGCGCTGTGATCCATGAGATCCTCCCGACATCCGCGTCACGGATCGCAAGCCCGTGGCGCCATCGGCTCGCTCGGTCTGCATGTCGGTCTTTTGGGGGCTTTGATCTGGCTACCCAGTATCGAGCCGTTGAAACCGGTGCCGGAAGACAGCATCGAGGTCGAGTTGGTCACGCCGCAACAGGTCGAAGCCGTGGCCGAACCAAGGCAGAAGGAGCCCGTTCCCGAGGCTCCGAAGCCTGCACCGGCAGAGATCACTGCCGCAGCGCCGCAATCTCCTCCGCAGCCCCGCCCCAATCCCGCTCCTGTCGCCGCGGCGCCCGTCATGATCCGGGCAAGACGAACGCTTTCCGGCAAGGTTCTGGCCGAACCGCGCAGCCGGCAGGCGCGGGAAGCCCTGACCCAGTTGGAGCCCTCAGAGCGCATCGAGCAATTATGCAACCTCGAAGCAATGAGCCAGATCCAGGCATGGAAAGCCGAGTTCCAGCCAGACAGGGTTGTCGCCTACGCCATGGCGGACATCAGATTCTCGGCAGGAATGCTGCAGGCCGACGGCGCCGCCTTCCGCAGCAAGCAGCGATGGTACAGGCTCAAATTCAGATGCGAGACCACGCCCGATCGCACCAAGGTCGCCGGTTTCGAGTTCCTGGTTGGCGATGCGGTTCCCCGCAGCGAATGGGCTGCGCACAATCTCCCCACGATGCACTGAAGCAGGCGCCGCCGTTGCGTTTGCCGTGGTCCTTCAGCCTTCCGGGCGGCCGCAATAAGCCTCGATCCGGTATCCGTCCGGGTCGACCGCAAAGGCCGTGTAGTAGTTCGGCCCGTAATCCGCCCGCAGCCCCGGCGCGCCATTGTCCGTGCCGCCCGCGCTGATCGCAGCGGCATGAAAGGCGTCGACGCTCGCCCGGCTGGGGGCCGCGAAGCAGAAGTGGAGGTTCGAACCCGGATCCGGCGGGACCGGGGCCTTGGCTGCTCCGATCCAGAAGGCGACCGCATCTCCGCCATAGCCTAGCGAGCTGTCGTCCTGGCTCAGGCAGCGATAGCCGAGCGCTCCAAGCGATGCATCGTAGAAGCGCTTGGTGCGGGCGATCTCGCGAACGCCAATCGAAACATGGTCGAACATGGAGGTCCTCCTATGGGGTGGTTTC includes:
- the mbfA gene encoding iron exporter MbfA, yielding MKRIDDLDEAEILALAIANEEEDSRIYLSLANRLRPIYPHSAEVFEEMAAEEQSHRHSLLSLYERRFGKELPYITRQDVKGFLKRNPVWLMDGLRLDTARTQAALMEEEASGFYARAAQRAHDVETRRLLADLSEAEKSHQSLAQRLGETILTSDVTAEEDQTRHRLFVLQIVQPGLAGLIDGSVSTLAPIFAAAFATHDSWNAFQVGLAASVGAGISMGLTEALSDDGAITGRGHPWVRGAACGVATTVGGLGHTLPYLIPDFWTATAIAGIVVAIELIVIAWVRWRYMETPFTSAIVQIVLGGLLVLATGIFIGSS
- a CDS encoding DUF930 domain-containing protein, translating into MRSSRHPRHGSQARGAIGSLGLHVGLLGALIWLPSIEPLKPVPEDSIEVELVTPQQVEAVAEPRQKEPVPEAPKPAPAEITAAAPQSPPQPRPNPAPVAAAPVMIRARRTLSGKVLAEPRSRQAREALTQLEPSERIEQLCNLEAMSQIQAWKAEFQPDRVVAYAMADIRFSAGMLQADGAAFRSKQRWYRLKFRCETTPDRTKVAGFEFLVGDAVPRSEWAAHNLPTMH
- a CDS encoding GNAT family N-acetyltransferase, with the translated sequence MIASLPPLRAARDDDSEPLAALIAASFAEYPDCHFDWSEFPELRRPASYFAAKGGRLWIADAPAGGIAGSLGIFPVPEQNAAELAKVYVSPAWRGAGLAQVLFAEALRFAEAGDHAEMILWSDARFARGHRFYEKLGFVRWPGQRYLGDISFSWEYHFRKRLTGQPA
- a CDS encoding L,D-transpeptidase yields the protein MRPVLFVPLAILSGICATNGPVSAQSYGRPADPLVTGSAARGNYGGGFIEMLMTGRDPTPQGRGGAVYNRPGGYSAYGQRVVRAQGYGADPFEQASEPRAPGRRMAALGEPMQMERPIERVLDPRFQKQEVAYDGPHKPGTIVIDTPRKFLFLVQPGGRALRYGIGVGRPGFEWAGMKAVTRKAEWPSWTPPAEMLKRRPDLPRFMAGGPENPMGARALYLGSSLYRIHGTNEPHTIGQAVSSGCIRMTNDDVTDLYGRVRVGAKVLVI
- a CDS encoding VOC family protein; the encoded protein is MFDHVSIGVREIARTKRFYDASLGALGYRCLSQDDSSLGYGGDAVAFWIGAAKAPVPPDPGSNLHFCFAAPSRASVDAFHAAAISAGGTDNGAPGLRADYGPNYYTAFAVDPDGYRIEAYCGRPEG
- a CDS encoding DMT family transporter, translated to MTAGTALRAVFGIALLTAMDAVIKAQMQHHPFIVALFMRFAAGGLCALVVLAVVRPAFPTRSSLIGNIVRVPLVVLTAGSFFYSISVLPLAEALTLSFLAPVFVALLGGFLLKERLDGRILQALGFGLLGMLVMVWPRLHGGVTGAELGVAAALFSAVSYAFNLILLRRIAVKEHPAVIVAFQNCGPALCLAIPAWLAFVPMTGRDLLAYLSAGLLGVAGHLMLTSAFARAAASRLAPIEYTALVWASLLGFAFFGEVPLWTTYAGAVLIVAGAVAVSRR
- a CDS encoding lipopolysaccharide biosynthesis protein, whose protein sequence is MTVLVPFIINAGLNFVLGLLIAYFLGPAAFGLYAIGAAIVVLVNTALLDWLRVSAIRFYSLAAREKQPEVRATLDILAAGISIALSGLLIAAIVAGIDFRLPAMLLAAAVLGGIGAGLFDYHGAVARARFLDAAYAKLIIVKNVLALILMVGGAWITRDPAIVLLGGLISVVVALLLVRRALADAPLSFSAADKAVAWSFFIYSLPLIGSNAIYSLIPLINRSLLAGAHGFAEAGYFSLASDMGLKLFGTLASMLEIVLLREVIRLDETRGRRAALRRIADNVVVVLMVALPVAAGFWIVLPAFERLVVPLSFHGHFSAYMSILIPGFLALMISQAAFIPVFLLDKRTRIAPMATGLGLACNLLLALGPWGSAGPLRYAYAQASAFIVALGLTAAAALRSLPVWPPLRDCACVLVAVLSMVAATWPLSGRFAAPIELALQVGVGALVYAAVILACDVMRSRTRLSLWWLMRRSRAPR